In the Gemmatimonadota bacterium genome, one interval contains:
- a CDS encoding SIS domain-containing protein has translation MDGFERDAGERAVTRLRDLAALATRTAEVLAPEIARAAALVQRTLAGGGTLFFCGNGGSAADAQHMATEYVVRYMRNRRALPAIALTTDTSLLTAAGNDFGFDEIFARQVEALVRPGDLLIIHSTSGNSPNVLRAADVARAKGAPVLSLSARDGGALRARSDIALVIPTERTDRAQEIHLCVQHLICEVVEEALGGDS, from the coding sequence ATGGACGGATTCGAGCGGGACGCGGGAGAGCGGGCGGTCACTCGGCTGCGCGACCTGGCGGCGTTGGCGACGCGGACGGCGGAGGTCCTCGCCCCCGAGATCGCCCGGGCGGCGGCGCTGGTGCAGCGCACGCTGGCCGGTGGCGGCACGCTCTTCTTCTGTGGCAATGGCGGCTCGGCGGCCGACGCGCAGCACATGGCCACCGAGTATGTCGTGCGATACATGCGCAACCGGCGCGCGCTGCCGGCGATCGCCCTGACCACCGACACGTCGCTGCTGACCGCGGCGGGGAATGACTTCGGCTTCGATGAGATCTTCGCGCGTCAGGTGGAGGCCCTCGTTCGTCCCGGCGACCTGCTCATCATCCACTCCACGAGCGGGAACTCGCCTAACGTTCTGCGCGCTGCCGACGTGGCCCGCGCCAAGGGGGCGCCGGTGCTCTCGCTCTCCGCCCGCGACGGCGGGGCGTTGCGGGCGCGGTCCGACATCGCGCTGGTGATTCCCACCGAGCGCACCGACCGCGCCCAGGAGATTCACCTGTGCGTGCAGCACCTGATCTGCGAGGTGGTCGAGGAGGCGTTAGGCGGCGACTCGTAG
- a CDS encoding SDR family oxidoreductase — MFSLIGTRALVTGGSRGIGGATSRLLARCGADVVVHYRSRASEAQAMVAEIEGMGRRALAIAAELSDRGAVDAMFARVQEAWGGLDVFVANAGIWPEEDVAVADMPDARWGRTVAENIDGMFYSTRGALQLMGDGGRIVLVSSTAGQRGEAMHADYAASKGAMIAFTKSVAIEVARRGITVNSVAPGWVDTEMCEGAFAGDGRARVAAGIPVGRIATPADIAAPIVMLCMPELRHVTGEIVNVNGGSVLCG; from the coding sequence ATGTTCTCCCTGATTGGCACGCGCGCACTCGTCACTGGTGGATCCCGCGGAATCGGCGGGGCGACCTCCCGGCTCCTGGCCCGGTGCGGCGCTGATGTGGTGGTGCACTATCGATCGCGCGCGTCCGAGGCGCAGGCGATGGTGGCCGAGATCGAGGGGATGGGGCGCCGGGCACTGGCGATCGCCGCGGAACTCTCCGATCGGGGGGCCGTGGATGCGATGTTCGCCCGCGTGCAGGAGGCGTGGGGTGGACTGGACGTCTTTGTCGCGAACGCCGGGATCTGGCCCGAGGAAGACGTCGCCGTTGCCGACATGCCTGACGCGCGCTGGGGACGCACGGTGGCGGAGAACATCGACGGGATGTTCTACTCGACGCGCGGCGCGTTGCAGCTGATGGGGGACGGGGGGCGCATCGTCCTCGTGAGCAGCACGGCCGGGCAGCGCGGCGAGGCGATGCATGCCGACTACGCGGCCTCCAAGGGGGCGATGATCGCCTTCACCAAGTCGGTCGCGATCGAGGTGGCGCGACGCGGCATCACCGTCAATTCGGTGGCGCCGGGGTGGGTGGATACCGAGATGTGCGAGGGGGCGTTTGCCGGGGACGGGCGGGCGCGGGTCGCCGCCGGGATCCCCGTCGGGCGCATCGCTACGCCGGCCGACATCGCCGCTCCCATCGTCATGCTGTGCATGCCCGAGTTGCGCCACGTGACCGGCGAGATCGTCAACGTCAATGGCGGCAGCGTCCTGTGCGGGTAG
- a CDS encoding asparaginase yields the protein MRFDTGIGGAVPSLGADEIVAAARGIEHVASLRVEEWGRFPGPHMTVERQWALRARLLDLVNDPQIDGVVVTHGTDTIEESAYLATRSIATEKPIVFTGAMRNASELSWDGPANLSDSVRVAASDDARGHGALVMLNGRVFSALDVTKAHTHLLDAFESPGLGPIGVVDDGEVVFRRSLPPFGPILAPPSLGTPVDIITAYAGADARFVDVSRQTAKGVVVAALGRGNVPIAMADGLGRCLADGVPVVVASRAPRGRVGTTYGYAGGGRQLANLGAIFTGARRPQQARIDLMLALGAGLTGDALRAVFDS from the coding sequence ATGCGTTTCGACACGGGGATCGGGGGGGCCGTCCCCTCGTTAGGGGCGGACGAGATCGTGGCGGCAGCGCGCGGCATCGAGCACGTGGCGTCGTTGCGGGTCGAGGAGTGGGGGCGCTTTCCCGGGCCACATATGACGGTGGAGCGCCAGTGGGCGCTACGCGCGCGCCTGCTCGACCTGGTCAACGATCCGCAGATCGATGGCGTCGTCGTCACGCACGGAACCGACACCATCGAGGAGTCGGCGTATCTCGCCACCCGGTCCATCGCTACGGAGAAGCCGATCGTCTTCACGGGGGCGATGCGCAACGCGAGCGAACTGTCGTGGGACGGGCCGGCGAACCTGTCCGACTCGGTGCGTGTGGCCGCGTCGGACGATGCGCGCGGCCATGGGGCGCTGGTCATGCTCAACGGTCGCGTCTTCTCGGCTCTCGACGTGACCAAGGCCCATACGCACTTGTTGGACGCCTTCGAGAGCCCGGGACTCGGGCCCATCGGTGTCGTCGACGATGGCGAGGTCGTCTTCCGGCGGTCGCTGCCGCCCTTTGGGCCGATCCTGGCGCCCCCGTCGCTGGGGACGCCGGTGGACATCATCACCGCGTACGCCGGTGCCGACGCGCGCTTCGTCGACGTGTCGCGCCAGACGGCGAAGGGGGTCGTCGTCGCCGCGTTGGGGCGCGGCAACGTTCCGATTGCCATGGCCGACGGACTGGGGCGCTGCCTGGCCGATGGCGTCCCCGTCGTCGTGGCGTCGCGCGCGCCGCGCGGGCGCGTGGGGACGACCTACGGATACGCCGGCGGTGGGCGACAACTGGCCAACCTCGGTGCCATCTTCACGGGCGCGAGGCGTCCGCAGCAGGCGCGCATCGACTTGATGCTGGCGCTGGGGGCCGGGCTTACCGGCGACGCGCTGCGCGCCGTCTTCGACTCCTGA